The genomic DNA TCAAGAGGTGCATAAAGTTAATTTATTAACCAAAGACAATGGGTGGTAACTGTTTTAAAGTCGTCCTAATAAAATAAATCCAGACCAATAATAGGGAGAAGAATAGGGTTTTGTTTGCGGTGATAATTGCCTTTGTTGCTCAATTTGTACCTTGATATAACTGCTCAATTTTGATTCCTGTGGCTGCAAATTTTCCAGTAGACATTCATACCATTTAATCAATTCTTCAACAGTTATTTCTTTTAACCAATTCGTAGCCTCAGATAAAGCAATTACTGGAGATTGTCGAGAAATTAATTGGCGGTAGAACTCAATACTTACTAAAGCCGTTGCAGATTGTTCAACATTCCAAATTGTACTCAAAACATAAGGAACACCAGCAGTTAATAAACCTGTGAATAAACCCACATATTCACTGCTGATACTCTGAATATTATGACTAACGTTTTCAGAATTAATAAATGTGAACAGATGATAATTACCAACATCTATTTGACTGATTTCTGCTAAGGTCAAATTTTCTTTATCTGCTAACACCAAAGCTGATTTTTGTACTTCCTTGGAATTATTGATTATATCACCCGTGAAATGGAATATATTGTAATTTGCAGATAGGGCATTTTTGATATTTTCTTTATTAACTTGTTCCCCTTGTAAGTGTTGGCAATTATTAAACATATTTTTCACAATTGCTACTGCAAAGTCAACAGTTGTGATTTTATAACTATTTATATTCTCTTTTATATTCTCTATATTTTCAACACTGAGTAAATTTTTCTCTTGCCAATTTAAGGAATCATATCTATTTAATTCTAATCCTACCTGTACACTAGGTAAGTAACTAATAGTATAGTTACACTCTGATTGTGCATTGCAGAAAAGAACATGAAGTGGTAATTTATTTAAATCACGGTGGGGAATCAAAATCAGATTTTCGATTCCTTCTAGTTCCTGAATTACTGTAGAAATATTGAGGATATTTTGTAATTCAAATAACCTCTCTTCCATATTTAATTGCCAGGAATGATGATTATCTGGGTGTTGAGTTTGGTGATATTGCTGATATTCTTTTTGCCAATTTTCTAACCATTTCTCGAAGTCTACTAGACGTTGTACTGCTTCTGGTAGGGTTTCTACATCTTGAATAGGTGTTAGTAATAAAAGCGGTGATGGTGCTTCATGTTTAATAATAAATGTGTGTAAAGCAATGGGGCTAAGATGCCAATAAATAATGGCTGTGGTGGGATTTAATAAGTTTTGATTTTCTGGATATTGGGGAGAGTAAATTTGCTCCTGCCAACCAGAAAGCATTAATTTTAAACAAGTATTTTTTGAATGTTCGGCAATTTCCCAAGCTTCTACTAAATCACCTGTTTCTACTGCTAAATCAACACCTAATTGTTGGAAACCGATAAACTTTAAAGCTAGTTGTTTTTTACTTTGTTCTGAGCGGTTTGTTTGATTTAGTAGTTGTTCTAATATGTATAAACCTTGTTGCTGTAATTCTTGTACTGCTGATATTTCTCTCAAGCCTAAAAGCACTTTACTGAGAGATTGTAATACTTCTAAGTGCAGTTCTGTAAAATCTTCAGCTGTTAGGGTTAATAATGCCTGTTGATAGTCAGATATAGCTTGTTGCCAAAAATGGTGGGGTATGGATTGTTTTTTGCCATGTTCGTAATGTGTATTACCCAGGGCTAAATGTAATCTTCCCCATCCTTCTGGGTGGGTATCGGGACGCAGATATTTCAACCCTTCTTGATATGTGGCTAGTTTGCCTTCATAACCTCTACGGTTCAGGGCAGGATTTGATGTGGCAATGGTACTGGTTACACTGAGGGATTCTTTTTCATTAACTGCTTTTCCTACAGCTAAAGCCCTTCCCAGCCAAGCTTCCCAGTAGTCAAGTTTGATTTCTAGGGCGTTATCATAGCAAGAAATAGCTTCTGGCAATCTATCTAAGTAAAACAGTGCTACGGCTTGATTGTACCAAGCAAGGTGAAAATCAGGTTTGATGTTAATAGCGTGTTGATAGGAATCAATAGATTCTTCTCTTTTGCCTAAGTTCTCTAAAGCAATACCTCGGTTATACCAAGCAAGGTAAAAATCAGATTGAATTGCTAAAGCCTGATCCCAAGAGTCAATGGCTTCTGACCAACGTTGCAGACTAAACAAGACTACACCACGGTCAATGAGAACTTCGTGATAGTCTGGTTGAATTTCTAAGGCTTGGTTGTATGATGCGATCGCCTCTGCAAACTGTTCCACAATACTTAACGCCACCCCTCGGTAATACCAAGTTTCTTGATCTTCTGGTTGTAAATTTAACGCTGCTTCATAACTAGAAATCGCTTCCCAGACTAATCCTAGTTTTAACAAAGCTAAACCACGACTAGCCCAAGCTTCTTGATAGTTAGCTTTAAATTCTATAGCTTTATCGAAAGATGCGATCGCCTCTTCAAATTCTCCAAACTCACCAAGAACTCCCCCCCGGTTATACCAAGCTTTAGAAAAATCAGGTTTCAGTCTCAATGCTTGATCATAAGCGGCAATAGCTTCTTCAAATCGGTGTAAGTGAAATAAAGTTAGACCTTGATTAAACCAATATTCATAAGCATCAGGTTGCAGTTTAATAGCTTGACCATAAAAAGTTAATGCTGCCAATAAATCACCGGATTTAGCCTGTTGTAAACCTTGATAAAACCACTGTTGAGCCTGGTTCGTGACAGTGAGTTGAAAATTATTCCGCTCAAAAACTTCCGGGTATTGACTTTGCCTACTGTAGGCATCGCGCAGCGATAATTCCGAAGCAAGTTGCTGAACTAAACTGGTACTTTGCTCCAACCTGACCACCAACTCATCTAAAGTCTGTGCTACTTGTGGTTCTAAATGGGTCAAAGACTGATCCAACGAATCAGCTACAGGAGATGGTAAAACGTGTTCTATCTCCTCAAAATCTGGCGCATCCTCCCTAGCAAACTCAAAAACAACAGGTTCAGATGTCTGTAAGTTTTCTTGATAACTCAAGTTTTGAATGTCAGGATTACCCCAAATCTCCTCCAAATTAACAGCTACAGGTAAAATATTGACTTGAGCTTGTTCTTCATAACCCCACAGTTGTTCACCCAAATTTCTGAGTAACTGCTGTCCTGGACTATCTGTAATAGTTTCCGCTGATGGTGCGGCGAAAACCTGTGTTGGTTCTGCAAGTTCTTCTAAATGTTGTTGTGAACTTCTTTCTAAACTTTCCTCATACCTGTTAGCTAAAAACTCACGGCTTAATAGCTGCACACCAATTTCTGATGCCAACTCACCTACTTTACCTATATTTAATTCACCTAGTTTTACCATCCGCGTTGCAGTTTGACTATTTGGTGCAGGAGAAGACAATAATCTCTCACCAAATATCAACAACCAATCTATCCAACGCTCCACAGTGATGCGAGGCTCCATCCGCTGCAAAAATTTCAGGGCCCATTCTTGTCCCTTTGCTTGATGTACACCTTCGAGTAACTCGTTAAATAACAGTTCTAAATCAGCATTAGTTAACTCCGGTAAAGTTTGTCCCACCTCAAACCCTTCTAAACCGTCAGCATCTTGAAGCCGATGATTTTCAAAAGGGTACTTGAAAAAATTATTAAGCCACTGCAATAGCCACCTGAGCATTTGCCACATTCTTGGATTTTCTTTCTCCTAGATTGTAGCTATCGTTGTGTCAAAAAAATCATTAATTACCTAACAGATTATTCAATTAATTGAAACATGGATACATATTGTTAGAAAAAACACACAAAAACTTACTAAAATACAGATATGCCCTAGTCTAATTCAACTTTCTGGAGGTGAAGATGGATCTAGTCCCTGGGCTTGATTGATAAGTGCCTGAATAATTATTTGCGGATCATCAGTGTCAATACCAAAATCTTGCACAATTTGCTGGCGTAATTCTTGATTTTCCTGCAACATGATCAATAATTCATCCCATGTCACAGTTTCATACTCTTCCTCTGAGAAATTTTCATGGGCAATAACTGGTTTAGCTGCATCTGGGCCTTCGTATTCCCAAACTGGTTCACCTGAAATGCGAGTTAGTAGCTTCATCCCAATTTGATATGCTCTATCACCAACTTCACCAACTTCTAATTCGCCGAGTTGTACTAATCTAGATGCTAATTCATTATTAGGTGTAGTTGCCTTTAATAATCTTTCCTCAAACTTATTTAACCATTCTAGCCAGCGTTGAATGCTGACACGATGCTCTAGTTTGTTTAACCAGTTTTGCGCCCAAGCTTGTCCTTTAGCTTGATGAACTCCTGCTAAAAGTTCTGTAAATAAAAATTCTAGATCCGTATCACTCAGGGGCGGTGCGGCTGTTTTGTCAATATTCTGTTTTACTTGCGGAGGACTCTGTTTACTGCCAAACAAACCCCGAAACAATCTTTTAAGCCATTGAATTAACCGCTTGAGCATTATGCTGCACCATTGAGTTTTCCTGTTAAAATTCTAGCGATGTTCGGTAACAATCAGCTATCAGTTATCAGCAATTAGCGGTTAGGTTTCCCGCTGTCTTTAATGGATATTTATTGTTAGAAAAAATACAATACTTTTTTATACTTCAATAAATATACTGAAAATACTTTTTCTGCTTTTTCCTAGAGGAAACGGTCATCAGTTGTTAAAATAGTGAAACCCCAAACTCTAGTAAGTGGCGATACTCCAAACCTGTTCATTTTTATAGCCGTGGACAAGGCGGTTAGGACATTAACTAACACTAAAACTTAGATGCTGAAAGGCTTTCAGCACTGTTACCTGTCAACTGTTCCCTGTCACCTGCCATAATTGATTACCCCCATGCCTTACGAACCCCTACACCATAAGTATCGCCCTAAGAGTTTTGCTGAACTCGTAGGACAAGAGGCGATCGCTACCACCCTGACAAATGCGATTAGTTCGGCAAAAATTGCCCCTGCCTATTTGTTTACAGGGCCTAGAGGTACGGGTAAAACTTCTAGTGCCAGAATTTTAGCTAAATCCTTAAATTGTCTGAAAAGTGACAAACCCACCGCTGCACCTTGTGGAGTCTGCGAAATTTGCCAAGGCATTACCAAAGGCTATTCCTTAGATGTAATTGAAATTGACGCAGCCAGTAATACTGGTGTTGATAACATCCGGGAATTGATAGAAAAGGCACAATTTGCCCCCGTACAATGTCGTTATAAGGTTTATGTGATAGACGAATGCCATATGCTCAGTACCCAGGCATTTAACGCCTTACTGAAAACATTAGAAGAACCACCAAAGCACGTAGTCTTTGTTTTAGCCACAACAGACCCCCAAAGAGTATTACCAACAATTATTTCCCGCTGTCAAAGATTTGATTTTAGACGAATTCATTTACAAGCGATGGTTAACCATTTAGGTGCGATCGCCGCCAAAGAAGATATTAATATTACTACTGATGCACTTACCCTAGTTGCCCAAATTTCCCAAGGTGGTTTAAGAGATGCAGAAAGCTTATTAGATCAATTGGCATTATTACCCTCAGAAGTCACACCGGATCAAGTTTGGGACTTAGTCGGTTCAGTTAGTGAAAAAGACTTATTAGTTTTACTAGATGCGATCGCCCAAGATAACTCAGAAATAGTCCTAGATGCTACCCGTAAGATTTTAGACCGGGGACGAGAACCCCTGATCATCCTCCAAAACCTAGCCGCCTGTTATCGAGATTTACTCATCGCCAAAACCGCCCCCAATCGTCAAGACTTAGTGGCTTGTACCCAACAAACCTGGCAAGAATTAGTTAACTTTGCCCACAAATTAGAAATAACCACCATTTTACGCGGACAGCAACATTTAAGAACCGCAGAAGTCCAACTCAAAAACACCACCCAACCCCGGTTATGGTTAGAAGTCACATTACTGGGATTATTGCCCAGCGCTAACATTCAAACACAAGTAATAACACAAGTCACAACACCAGCAGCAAACATTCCCCAAGCTGTTAGCACTGCTACTATATCTGCACCCCCACAACAACCTACTTATCATCAACCGACAAATTACAATCCTCCCCCATCTCCAGCACCGACTTATAGTCAACCAAACCATTCACCACCACAAACAGCACCAGAACCTGTACACACATCACCTGCACCGGCAACTTCCACTGCACCTATCCCAGAAACCGGATCAGCAAATCAGGGTAATTTGGATCAGATTTGGGAACAAGTCCGGGCTAATTTTCCCATGCCTTCTCGACAAGCCTTACTGGGGCAAATGTGTCAGCTAGTGGAATTTAACGGTAATTTAGCCCGTGTTGCTGTTAGGGGAGCAAGATGGTATCAAACCCTCAAATCTGATCTACCAATGATGCAAGCAGCCTTCCAGCAGACATTTCAACGTGATATTCAAGTCCAGCTAGAACAAGCCGGTTCATCAAATACAACCACAGCCACAAAAAATTCTCCTCCACAAGATTCTACCCGTGTTCAGCAACTACCACCAACAACTCCTACTTATTATCAACCACCGCCCCAAACACCACCAGTATCACAACCACCCCAAACACCACCGCCCACAATTGAGCCTGTAGTTACAAACACAACCCCAGTAGAAAATCAGATACAACCACCAAAACCGACACCAGTATCACAACCGCCTGTTTCATCTTGGGATCATGAACAGGTTAACAAAGCGGCTAAAAGTTTAGCTAATTTTTTCTCTGGGGAAATTATCCGTATGACAGATGAAAGTTTTGATTTATCGGATGTTGGAGTTTCACCAGATATGGAAATCTATGAAACCGATGATGATTATTAGTAATTGGGAAAAAGATGATTGAAAAAAACCTCTTCCCTGTCACCAGTCACCTGCTATTCTTACCAGAATCAGCCGTTATGATTGGTGGTCCTGCTGTCACGACTACAAATTTATCAGGATCTAATAACTGACGGGCAGCTTGATTAACTTCCTCAGTGGTGACTTTTTGAATTTTTTGGACGAAATTACGTAATTCTGACTCGTTTAGTCCATAAAACTTGTTCAACAGAATTCTGTTATTTAACTGCTCTGGTTTTGACAAAGAAATATTATAACTACTAATTAATGTGCGTTTAGCAGTTTCTAGTTCTGCTGCCGTCACACCTTGTTGATGTATCTGTTCTAAAAGTTTACGGGTAGTGGCGATCGCCTGATTAGCATCTTCTGGGTTAGTTTGCATTTCAATCAAAAATGTGCCAACATTCTTTCCACCTTGGAAATTACTGTATATGTTATACGACAAACCCAGGCGATCGCGCACTTCCGCACCCAGTCTACTAGATAAGCTATCTCCACCCAAAATTTGATTTAACACCAATGCTTGATAAAATCTCGGATCTTGGCGTTTAATCCCCACATAACCCATATAAGTTACAGCTTGAGACTTACCAGGTAACACAGAATTAATCCGCACACCTTTATTTGTAACTACCACCTGGGGATACTCTACCACCGGTGCTTTCCCCTGCACACCCCAATCACTAAATTTAGCATCAATCAGCGATCGCACTTTTTCCACATCAAAATCACCCACTAATACCAAAACCATCCGATCTGGGCGATAATGTTTCTCTCTAAAAGCAATCACATCTTCTCCTTTGATATTACCGATACTTTCTTGAGTGGGGAAAATATGTAATGGGTGACTTTGCGGATACAGCGACTGAATAAACTTTCTATTCGCTACCTCATAAGGATCTTTTAAATCTGAATTGAGAACATTTAAAGCCTGTTGACGACTAACTTCTAACTCTTCCGCTGGAAATGTACTATTTCTGACAACATCCCCAATAGTTTCTATCAACACAGGTAAATCTTCCCGTAAACCCTGACTCTGAATACGCACACCTTCCCGTAAAGCCGTAAAATCTAAACTTGCACCTCTATCTTCCAAAGCTTTACTGATATTTGCAGCATCCTGAGTTTTAGTTCCACTCATTAAATTTTCTGCAACCAATGACGCTAACCCAGCTTTATCAGCTTGTTCAAATTCTTTACCAGCTTTGATATAACCACCTACCGTCACCGTGGGACTACTATGATCCGGTAATAATAACACCTGCAAACCATTGTCAAAAGTTAACCTTTGTGGTAGAGGCAGATTTTGAATTAAATTACTGCTATCTTCCTTGATATCTGGTAAATACTTACTCACCTCATCCGCAGTAAACTTTACGTCTTGAGTAAAACTTTCTTCCCCAGCAACGATAGATGAACTATGACTAACTTTGACATTTTCTTGAGGTTCAAAAAAACCAACTGCTGCTAATTCTGGTTTGAGATACCTATTAATCACATCTATCACATCCGCCGCTTTCACCTGACGAACTTTTTCTAAATACTTTTCTGTATATTTATAGTCACCGGCAACTAACTGATCATTAGCAAACTGCATTCCTTGACTGGTAATATCACGCTTATTTAAAACCACATTTGCTATCAATAGTTTTTTCGCACGTTCTACCTGTTCTGGTGTAATTCCCGTTTCCACAAGTTTAGCAATTGCAGACTTGACAGAATGATTCACTGTTTCTAAATCTTGATTCGCTGCAACATCCACAGATAAATCATACCAACCAATTTTACTCAAACCCACAACACGAGCAGAAATGCCAGTAGCTAAACCAGATTTTATTAAACTTTGATGTAAATAAGCATTTTTTCCCGCAGTTAAAACATAATCCATCACCCCCAAAACAGGTATATCTGGATGATGAAGATCAGGAACAGGATAAATCATTTGTAATATTTTACCCGCTCCCGGTTCTCGTAAAATAACGGGAGAACTAGGAATTTTCGGAGTTGGAGACTGGGTAAATTGGGGAGGTTGTTGACTTTTAGGAACTTGACCAAAAATTTCCTTAACTGTTTCTAGAGTTGATTTGGTTTGAAAATCTCCCACAATCACCAAAATAGCACGATCAGGATGATAAAACCGCTGGTAATATTCCCGCACCTGTTCAACCGTCAGTTTTTCCACATCCGCTGAAGTACCAGCAGTCGGTAAACCATAAGCACTATGAGGAAATACCGATTGCATCACAGCACGTTTGAGACGATATTTTTCACTATTTTCATAACCTTGTAATTCAGAAATTACCACCCGCTTCTCACTGCTTAATTGTTGGTTATCAATGAGCAGGTTTTTCATTCTATCTGCTTCTAGTTCTAGCAGTGCTTTGAGTTTATCCTTTTCCGCTGTGTGGTAATATGCTGTTTGCTCATAACTGGTAAACCCATTGTTATGACTACCTAAAGCACTAAATAGTTTAGCAAATTGAATAGGTCGGGATTTAGTACCTTTAAACATAATATGCTCCAACTGGTGAGCAATACCGTTAATTCCTGGAGTTTCATTAATAGAACCCACACCATACCAAACTTGCACACTTACCACAGGTGCGTTTTTCACTTCTTTAGTCAGGACAGTTAACCCATTGTCTAAAACAGTCTTTTGGACATTGTTGGTAATAGTGATATTATTTTTTGGCTTGCTTACGAATATTTGCGGATAATGTTCCCCATTTACTGTAATTAATTTTTGGCTACCAGAAAAGATAAATTTCAACAAAAAGACTGATATTACGGAAAATAGGCATAAAAATAGAAATAAACGATATCTGTGAAGGCTAGTAATTACAAACATATTATTTTTTATATACAGGTAAATAAAACTACATTTTTTTACCTATACATCTGTAGTTTTACTTTTCTGGAAAATTTTCTTAGTCATTGGTAATTGGGTTACTAATCTTCATTCCCTATTTCCTAAAAACCGGATAAACTCTAAAGGTAAACCATCAGAGTCAGCGATAAAAGTAACTTCCAGGATGCGATCGCCTATTTGTTGCTGAGTTGGTTCTAAAAGAATTTTGAGGGGTTGCAACTCAGAAACTAGAGAGATTCGCTCCTTTAAGTCAGATAACCAACTGTGTAAATCTGGTACAGTTTCGGTTAAATCAAAAGAAAGATGGTAGTAACCCACATAATGCTCATCTGCAAAAGCATCAGGTGCGGGTTGAGGCTGAGGAATTTGGATTAATTCAATCCGACTATCTAACCCTTCCATCCAGCAAGCTAAAGTATAGCCGGTAGTGAAGCGATCAGCAACAGTAAATCCTAACTGCTCATAGAAAGCGATCGCACAGTGGATATTAGCAGTCCGAATAGATGCGTGGTGCATAAAAGGGAGAGGGGGTAATGGGGTGATGGGAAAAGGTTTTTAGATAACTTTATTGTCACTGGTAAAGATAATTTTATAGTTTTGTGCCGGGTTATGGATACAGAATTTTCCTGATTGTTCTTTGACTAACATCACAATATAAGGAGGAGATATTAGAGTATCTACCCAGATTTCTGCCAATTCCCATGCAGTTTTTTGTTTTGATGTTTGTTGCAGCATTCTCAAAATTTAGAAGTTTAAGAAAGTACCTTAACCGTTTGCCATTTGTTGCACATCATTAATAAATCCTCTCACTGTTTCAGCATTGGGAGATTGAGTACGCTGCAATATCTTTAAAGACTGATGTAAATAGTCCAGTGCAGTCATAAAATCTCCTTTTTGATATGCTAACAACTACCCTAACATTGCCAAAGTCGCGGCTTTTCCTTGCACATCCCCAATGCTTTTATCAACTTCTAAAGACTGGTGAAAAAGGGCGATCGCTTTTCTACATCAACGATTGCATAAAATCATTCACTGCATCATATTGATCTGCCATTCGAGAATAAAACTCTAGTGACCGCAAATCCAATTCTGGTAATAATTCACTCTTACTTACTAAATCATATCCTGTAGAACGCAAACAATAAACCGAAATTACACCATCTTGCCAAAACCAAACCTCTGATACTCCGACTCGACGATAAATTTCTAGGGTTTCAATTCCACCACTGGTGACTATTACCTCAATTGCTAAATCTGGAACTGGTTTGCGTGTACCCAAACAATAAGACTCATCTGGTTCTTTGCGCGCGCCTAATTCTTTTGTTCCAATTGTCGTACTACCACGTCCATAAAAACGAATATTTTTCACCCGCATATAAATCTCTAAAAGCTGACCTAAAGTATTTTTAGGTTCTTCATGGGTATCAGATAAAGGAGGCATAATTTCTAAACACCCATCTAAATAAGTTAATTGCGCTCCGGTTTCTGCCAAATCTGCATCTAATTTTTCCAGAGTTTCCCATGTTAGATTTGATAGCAAAGCTCCAACTGGATTTATTTCAGCTTGAGAAATTGTGACAACCATCTGATTCACCTTTTGCGAGATCGCTATTTTTATAATATCCTAATTGCCTATAAACCCACGGACGGGGGTGATTAGGCGTTTACTACCAATATCCACTTTTTTGTTAAAAAATTAGAGGAGAGTTCTTAATTAAGTTAATGTAATTGTATTATAAATATCTAATGCCTTTTGCAGATTATTGATAATTTCCCTCACGCTTTGAGAATCGGGATATTGAAAATGCTGACGATAAAACTTTATATACTGATATAAGAAAATACTGATTTATGACCAGACAACCCCACGACCAACTAGCCAAAGAATATCTAGAAGAATTATTAGCACCTCTAGGAGAGGTCAAAACCAGTAAAGATGTAAAAAGCGAAGTTCAGGAAATAGATGTTTGGTTTGTTCCGACAACAAAATCTATAAATTCAGAATTAGGATTATTAGGAAAAATGGCGGTTACAAGTTGTCTTTTTGAACCTTACCGTAATGCACCTAATGAGATAGAAATTAGAAGTTGTTTGTTAAAATTATATAGCGTTCAGGGTGAATTATTACGACAATCAAAAAGAGAAAAAAGTTATATTTCTGAGGAAGAATTACCCTTTCTATGGATTTTAACACCAACTTGTTCAGAAAAAATCCTGGAAGGTTTTGGAGCGAAAGCAAAGGAGGGATGGGAAAAAGGAGTGTATTTTCTGCCAAAATACCAGAAAGCGGTTATTGTTGCTATCAATCAGTTATCCGTGACAGAGGATACACTATGGTTGAGAGTATTAGGAAAAGGTAGAATTCAAACGGAAGCTATCAGCAAAGTTGTTGAACTTTCACAAGAGGATGATAAATGGGATAGATTAGTAGAAATATTTGCATCTTGGCGGAAAAATTTAGAATTGAATAGTAATGTCAATGATGAAGAAGTAAGGGAGTTAATTATGAGTTTATCACCAGCATATCTAAAACAACGGGAAGAATGGAAACAAGAGGGAATAGAAGAAGGAAGACAGGAAGGACAAAAAGACGGACAACGTTTGATGGTAGAGAGTTTGTTAGCAGTGCGTTTTGGTAATTTAGATGAGGAGTTATCTACTATTATCAGTCAGTTGATGGAACTTTCTTTAACGGAAAGAACTCAGTTATTACTTAATTTATCTAATCTTTCCCGTGAGGAATTATTAGCTAGGTTTAAAGTTGATTGAACTCAGGTTTTATTTGAAACTTCAATTAGTCAAAAGTTTTAGGTTAAGTTAAGGGACAGCGCAACCCAACCAAACTATTAAAATGTTGGGTTTCGTTACCTCAACCCAACCTACAACTAATTAATAGAAGGTTGATGTAAATTTAAACCTTTAATAAAGCGAAAATCTTTCACATTCAAGGTATATAAATCAATCTGATGTACTAATGATGTTGCAGCAATTAGAGCATCAGGAATACTTAATTTATGACTTAGAGAGTAATTTTCCATTAATGCAATAAACTGAGTAGATATCATGACATCAATGGGGAAAATATGGAGTAGCTTTAAATGATTTTTAATTTTTTTTTAACTCCACATTATTGATAGCACCATAGTATAATTCAGCTTGAGTAATAGAACTAATGGCTAATTGATTGATACCCAGAAAACTTAGTTCAGAGATCACCTGAGAATTGTTTTTATAAAATTCTATGATGATATTGGTATCACATAAAATCATTTATTTTCTGTTCTCCATGCTTGTTGACGAATAGATTCAGTGGTAATATTTCTATTTTCCCACATTCCAGCTAAGGCAAAAAAATCTTGTT from Okeanomitos corallinicola TIOX110 includes the following:
- a CDS encoding tetratricopeptide repeat protein; the protein is MLRWLLQWLNNFFKYPFENHRLQDADGLEGFEVGQTLPELTNADLELLFNELLEGVHQAKGQEWALKFLQRMEPRITVERWIDWLLIFGERLLSSPAPNSQTATRMVKLGELNIGKVGELASEIGVQLLSREFLANRYEESLERSSQQHLEELAEPTQVFAAPSAETITDSPGQQLLRNLGEQLWGYEEQAQVNILPVAVNLEEIWGNPDIQNLSYQENLQTSEPVVFEFAREDAPDFEEIEHVLPSPVADSLDQSLTHLEPQVAQTLDELVVRLEQSTSLVQQLASELSLRDAYSRQSQYPEVFERNNFQLTVTNQAQQWFYQGLQQAKSGDLLAALTFYGQAIKLQPDAYEYWFNQGLTLFHLHRFEEAIAAYDQALRLKPDFSKAWYNRGGVLGEFGEFEEAIASFDKAIEFKANYQEAWASRGLALLKLGLVWEAISSYEAALNLQPEDQETWYYRGVALSIVEQFAEAIASYNQALEIQPDYHEVLIDRGVVLFSLQRWSEAIDSWDQALAIQSDFYLAWYNRGIALENLGKREESIDSYQHAINIKPDFHLAWYNQAVALFYLDRLPEAISCYDNALEIKLDYWEAWLGRALAVGKAVNEKESLSVTSTIATSNPALNRRGYEGKLATYQEGLKYLRPDTHPEGWGRLHLALGNTHYEHGKKQSIPHHFWQQAISDYQQALLTLTAEDFTELHLEVLQSLSKVLLGLREISAVQELQQQGLYILEQLLNQTNRSEQSKKQLALKFIGFQQLGVDLAVETGDLVEAWEIAEHSKNTCLKLMLSGWQEQIYSPQYPENQNLLNPTTAIIYWHLSPIALHTFIIKHEAPSPLLLLTPIQDVETLPEAVQRLVDFEKWLENWQKEYQQYHQTQHPDNHHSWQLNMEERLFELQNILNISTVIQELEGIENLILIPHRDLNKLPLHVLFCNAQSECNYTISYLPSVQVGLELNRYDSLNWQEKNLLSVENIENIKENINSYKITTVDFAVAIVKNMFNNCQHLQGEQVNKENIKNALSANYNIFHFTGDIINNSKEVQKSALVLADKENLTLAEISQIDVGNYHLFTFINSENVSHNIQSISSEYVGLFTGLLTAGVPYVLSTIWNVEQSATALVSIEFYRQLISRQSPVIALSEATNWLKEITVEELIKWYECLLENLQPQESKLSSYIKVQIEQQRQLSPQTKPYSSPYYWSGFILLGRL
- a CDS encoding pitrilysin family protein, giving the protein MFVITSLHRYRLFLFLCLFSVISVFLLKFIFSGSQKLITVNGEHYPQIFVSKPKNNITITNNVQKTVLDNGLTVLTKEVKNAPVVSVQVWYGVGSINETPGINGIAHQLEHIMFKGTKSRPIQFAKLFSALGSHNNGFTSYEQTAYYHTAEKDKLKALLELEADRMKNLLIDNQQLSSEKRVVISELQGYENSEKYRLKRAVMQSVFPHSAYGLPTAGTSADVEKLTVEQVREYYQRFYHPDRAILVIVGDFQTKSTLETVKEIFGQVPKSQQPPQFTQSPTPKIPSSPVILREPGAGKILQMIYPVPDLHHPDIPVLGVMDYVLTAGKNAYLHQSLIKSGLATGISARVVGLSKIGWYDLSVDVAANQDLETVNHSVKSAIAKLVETGITPEQVERAKKLLIANVVLNKRDITSQGMQFANDQLVAGDYKYTEKYLEKVRQVKAADVIDVINRYLKPELAAVGFFEPQENVKVSHSSSIVAGEESFTQDVKFTADEVSKYLPDIKEDSSNLIQNLPLPQRLTFDNGLQVLLLPDHSSPTVTVGGYIKAGKEFEQADKAGLASLVAENLMSGTKTQDAANISKALEDRGASLDFTALREGVRIQSQGLREDLPVLIETIGDVVRNSTFPAEELEVSRQQALNVLNSDLKDPYEVANRKFIQSLYPQSHPLHIFPTQESIGNIKGEDVIAFREKHYRPDRMVLVLVGDFDVEKVRSLIDAKFSDWGVQGKAPVVEYPQVVVTNKGVRINSVLPGKSQAVTYMGYVGIKRQDPRFYQALVLNQILGGDSLSSRLGAEVRDRLGLSYNIYSNFQGGKNVGTFLIEMQTNPEDANQAIATTRKLLEQIHQQGVTAAELETAKRTLISSYNISLSKPEQLNNRILLNKFYGLNESELRNFVQKIQKVTTEEVNQAARQLLDPDKFVVVTAGPPIITADSGKNSR
- a CDS encoding DNA polymerase III subunit gamma/tau; the encoded protein is MPYEPLHHKYRPKSFAELVGQEAIATTLTNAISSAKIAPAYLFTGPRGTGKTSSARILAKSLNCLKSDKPTAAPCGVCEICQGITKGYSLDVIEIDAASNTGVDNIRELIEKAQFAPVQCRYKVYVIDECHMLSTQAFNALLKTLEEPPKHVVFVLATTDPQRVLPTIISRCQRFDFRRIHLQAMVNHLGAIAAKEDINITTDALTLVAQISQGGLRDAESLLDQLALLPSEVTPDQVWDLVGSVSEKDLLVLLDAIAQDNSEIVLDATRKILDRGREPLIILQNLAACYRDLLIAKTAPNRQDLVACTQQTWQELVNFAHKLEITTILRGQQHLRTAEVQLKNTTQPRLWLEVTLLGLLPSANIQTQVITQVTTPAANIPQAVSTATISAPPQQPTYHQPTNYNPPPSPAPTYSQPNHSPPQTAPEPVHTSPAPATSTAPIPETGSANQGNLDQIWEQVRANFPMPSRQALLGQMCQLVEFNGNLARVAVRGARWYQTLKSDLPMMQAAFQQTFQRDIQVQLEQAGSSNTTTATKNSPPQDSTRVQQLPPTTPTYYQPPPQTPPVSQPPQTPPPTIEPVVTNTTPVENQIQPPKPTPVSQPPVSSWDHEQVNKAAKSLANFFSGEIIRMTDESFDLSDVGVSPDMEIYETDDDY